Below is a window of Terriglobia bacterium DNA.
CGCGCAGATTGTCAAGGGTCTGAAGGCGCGGCAGGCTAAAGGACAAAGATGGATCTAGGCACAATCATAGGGCTGTTGCTGGCTTTTGGTGCGATCCTCGGGGGACAGGCTCTCGAAGGCGGGAGCGTCCGGTCCATCCTTCAGGAAACTGCTGCCATCATCGTCCTCGGCGGAACCTTTGGCGCCTGCCTGGTCCAGTTCCCGCTGAGCGTGTTTATTGCCAGCATGAAGTCAGTCGCCAAGGTCTTTTTTGCGCCGAAGGCCAACAACAAGGATGTGATTGCGGAGATCATCCGCTACGCCAACAAGGCACGACGTCAAGGAATCATCTCCCTGGAGTCGGACGTCGAGAGCATCAAGGATCCTTTCCTGAAGAAGGCGCTCAACATGGCAGTTGACGGCATCGAACCCAAGACACTGCGCGAAACCATGGAAGTGGAGATGGCCAACATGGAAGAGGAAGGCGAACTCCCGAT
It encodes the following:
- a CDS encoding flagellar motor protein translates to MDLGTIIGLLLAFGAILGGQALEGGSVRSILQETAAIIVLGGTFGACLVQFPLSVFIASMKSVAKVFFAPKANNKDVIAEIIRYANKARRQGIISLESDVESIKDPFLKKALNMAVDGIEPKTLRETMEVEMANMEEEGELPIKFWEAAGGYSPTIGIIGAVLGLIHVMENLTDPSKLGGGIAVAFVATVYGVSLANVVYFPIAGKLKLLHRNHMVAKEIILAGVISILEGENPRLIEDKLKSFLNQNDKKPITQDGAAAQTKVA